From Glycine soja cultivar W05 chromosome 4, ASM419377v2, whole genome shotgun sequence, the proteins below share one genomic window:
- the LOC114409340 gene encoding phosphatidylinositol/phosphatidylcholine transfer protein SFH13-like — protein sequence MSMSGFEGQCSNDEIRERRSDIENSEDERRQSRIGTLKKKAMNASSRFTHSLKKRGKRKIDYRVPSVSIEDVRDAREETAVHELRQKLVERGSLPPRHDDYHTLLRFLKARDFNIEKTIQMWEEMLTWRKEYGTDTILEDFEFGELEEVLQYYPQGYHGVDKEGRPVYIERLGKAHPSRLMHITTIDRYLNYHVQEFERTLQEKFPACSIAAKRQISSTTTILDVQGLGMKNFSRTAANLLSAVTKIDSSYYPETLHQMYIVNAGSGFKKMLWPATQKFLDSKTIAKIQILDSKSLYKLLEVIDSSQLPDFLGGSCTCAAEGGCLRSNKGPWNDPDIMKLVHNEEATFVRQITRMPNGQHTFDSFQMHPLKERCSDTSTAESGSDMNDYSSPNRHRSCPYPHLAPVHEEVKAPDLNGYYSCDDSALAVEKVIESDHFHLNREQPLQTNNIGNISCRTDSGGTYVNSWFSIVKEKIEKINVLYVARVMTFFMEKLVTLFRYLTFEFWRTQNNVHPPITMEHNINNHSAAVETASERDYILPCVQRLQRLEKVFEELNNKPDGMPQEKEQMLMDSMDRIKSVEFDLEKTKRVLHAAVMKQLEIAELLENLKKSKCRQRRLFC from the exons ATGTCAATGTCAG GATTTGAAGGGCAATGTAGTAATGATGAGATTAGAGAGAGGAGGTCTGATATTGAGAACTCGGAAGATGAGAGGCGGCAGTCGAGAATTGGAACCTTGAAGAAGAAGGCAATGAATGCGTCGTCTAGATTCACTCATTCTCTTAAGAAAAGagggaaaaggaaaattgaTTATCGGGTTCCATCAGTGTCCATTGAAGATGTAAGAGATGCACGGGAGGAGACTGCCGTCCATGAATTGCGCCAGAAACTTGTTGAGAGGGGATCTTTACCTCCTAGGCATGATGACTATCATACATTGTTAAG GTTTCTTAAAGCCAGGGACTTTAACATTGAGAAGACGATTCAGATGTGGGAAGAAATGCTTACGTGGCGAAAGGAATATGGAACTGATACCATCCTTGAG GATTTTGAATTTGGAGAGCTGGAAGAAGTATTGCAGTATTATCCTCAAGGGTACCATGGAGTTGATAAGGAAGGTAGGCCAGTTTACATTGAGAGACTTGGGAAAGCCCATCCAAGCCGCCTAATGCACATCACCACAATAGATCGATATTTGAATTACCACGTCCAGGAGTTTGAGAGGACCCTGCAGGAGAAATTTCCAGCATGCTCCATTGCGGCAAAGAGACAGATttcttcaacaacaacaatattgGATGTACAGGGCTTG GGAATGAAAAATTTCTCACGTACTGCTGCAAATCTCTTGTCTGCTGTGACAAAAATAGATAGCAGTTACTATCCTGAG ACATTACATCAAATGTATATTGTCAATGCTGGTTCTGGCTTTAAGAAGATGCTTTGGCCTGCCACACAGAAGTTTCTTGATTCCAAAACCATTGCGAAGATACAG ATTCTTGATTCtaagtctttatataaattACTGGAAGTCATTGACTCTAG TCAGTTGCCAGACTTTCTGGGTGGTTCTTGTACATGTGCTGCAGAAGGTGGATGTCTTCGGTCTAACAAGGGTCCATGGAATGATCCTGACATCATGAAG CTGGTACATAATGAGGAGGCAACATTTGTGAGGCAAATCACCAGAATGCCCAATGGTCAACATACATTTGACTCCTTTCAAATGCACCCACTGAAG GAACGATGCAGTGATACATCAACAGCTGAATCAGGGTCTGATATGAACGATTACTCCTCTCCCAACAGACACAGGAGCTGTCCTTATCCTCATTTAGCCCCAGTTCATGAAGAA GTTAAAGCACCAGATCTCAATGGCTACTACAGTTGTGATGATAGTGCTCTAGCAGTTGAGAAAGTGATTGAAAGTGATCACTTTCACCTTAATCGAGAGCAGCCATTGCAAACTAATAATATAGGGAATATTTCTTGTAGAACAGATTCAGGAG GTACTTATGTCAACAGTTGGTTCAGCATTGTTAaggaaaaaatagagaaaataaatgTCTTATATGTTGCAAGAGTGATGACATTTTTCATGGAAAAACTAGTAACACTCTTCCGCTATTTAACATTCGAATTTTGGAGAACACAGAACAATGTTCACCCACCAATTACCATGGAACATAACATTAATAACCATTCAGCAGCTGTTGAAACAGCTTCTGAAAGAGATTATATTCTTCCATGTGTACAACGTCTTCAGAGACTAGAAAAAGTCTTTGAGGAACTTAACAACAAACCTGATGGTATGCCTCAGGAGAAGGAGCAGATGCTTATGGATTCCATGGATAGGATTAAATCTGTTGAGTTTGACCTTGAAAAGACCAAGAGG GTGCTACATGCTGCAGTGATGAAGCAGCTTGAGATTGCTGAATTGCTGGAGAACTTGAAGAAATCAAAGTGCCGA CAAAGAAGGCTATTCTGTTGA
- the LOC114410554 gene encoding uncharacterized protein LOC114410554 — protein MTKQHVQQSPTWQNVESKWLSFHRGSRAKHLQQTVNHKRNTASSLSVVERIEYDPNRSSKTALVRWIEGVYHRHRHAASANTASPKLLRLDPAATDANSIRGIFALNWMLPHAHARPSSRELFLSVLASKGSESESISSLGILRFAVAVARALFFAQRARGEETVCHVQVHYFAKLFRQAHWRHATWTARQSLAVSPSSLATCTRCFADRADEMLTQNRSSTQNVSKRTLI, from the exons ATGACGAAACAGCATGTGCAGCAATCACCCACGTGGCAAAATGTGGAGT CGAAATGGTTGTCCTTCCACCGCGGCAGCAGAGCCAAGCACTTGCAACAAACCGTCAATCACAAACGGAATACCGCTTCTTCTCTCAGTGTCGTCGAAAGGATCGAGTACGACCCTAACCGCTCCTCCAAAACTGCCCTCGTTCGCTGGATCGAAGGTGTCTATCATCGTCACCGCCACGCCGCCTCCGCCAACACCGCTTCGCCCAAGCTCCTCCGTCTCGATCCCGCCGCTACCGACGCTAACAGCATTCGCGGCATTTTCGCTCTCAATTGGATGCTGCCGCACGCTCACGCTAGACCATCCTCCAGAGAGCTTTTTTTATCTGTGTTGGCGTCCAAGGGATCGGAATCGGAATCGATTTCTTCGCTCGGAATTCTAAGGTTTGCGGTTGCGGTGGCAAGGGCTCTGTTCTTCGCGCAGCGTGCGAGAGGGGAGGAGACAGTGTGCCATGTTCAGGTGCATTATTTTGCTAAGCTGTTTCGCCAAGCTCACTGGCGACATGCCACGTGGACGGCCAGGCAATCACTAGCTGTTTCGCCAAGCTCACTGGCCACATGCACTAGGTGTTTCGCTGATCGTGCTGATGAAATGCTTACACAAAACAGATCCTCCACACAAAATGTTTCAAAACGGACccttatttaa